In Rubrivirga marina, the following are encoded in one genomic region:
- the rpmA gene encoding 50S ribosomal protein L27, which produces MAHKKGVGSSKNGRDSNPKMLGVKAPGGAVINAGTIIVRQRGTKFHPGINVGRGGDDTLFATATGRVRFAVSTGGRKYVHIDEVEA; this is translated from the coding sequence ATGGCACACAAAAAAGGCGTCGGCTCGTCCAAGAACGGTCGCGACTCGAATCCGAAGATGCTCGGCGTGAAGGCCCCTGGTGGGGCCGTCATCAACGCCGGCACGATCATCGTCCGCCAGCGCGGCACCAAGTTCCACCCCGGCATCAACGTCGGCCGTGGCGGTGACGACACGCTCTTCGCGACGGCGACCGGCCGCGTCCGGTTCGCGGTCTCGACCGGCGGCCGGAAGTACGTCCACATCGACGAGGTCGAGGCTTAG
- the add gene encoding adenosine deaminase, producing MSALDRATVHAWPKAELHCHLDGSLRLGTMLELAEAQGKTDLLPADDEAGLAEELRKIDGSPTLEEYLKWFGYSIPLMQTREALHRIAYELAEDMARDNVRYLEVRYGPILHTEEGLTMWQVNDAVLAGLADAQRDHGIRSGVIVCGLRDRFESASLAQAELAASYRGRGVIGFDLAGGERGNPAEMHGAAFYLARKELLNITVHAGESFGPASIRQALFKCGAHRIGHGVTLGQDPELLRYVVDRQIPLEVCPTSNVQTHVVASYEAHPVAEYVRAGVPVTINTDNTLFSHTTTTDELWLAHTRCGVSAENLREVVLNGFRHAFLPHREKQALLDEVEPLVALPAAS from the coding sequence ATGTCCGCCCTCGACCGCGCCACTGTCCACGCCTGGCCCAAGGCCGAGCTCCACTGCCACCTCGACGGGTCCCTCCGCCTCGGGACCATGCTCGAGCTCGCCGAGGCCCAGGGCAAGACCGACCTCCTCCCCGCCGACGACGAGGCGGGCCTGGCCGAGGAGCTCCGAAAGATCGACGGGTCCCCCACGCTCGAGGAGTACCTCAAGTGGTTCGGGTACTCGATCCCGCTGATGCAGACGCGGGAGGCGCTCCACCGGATCGCCTACGAGTTGGCCGAGGACATGGCGCGCGACAACGTCCGCTACCTCGAGGTGCGATACGGGCCGATCCTCCACACCGAGGAGGGCCTCACGATGTGGCAGGTCAACGACGCCGTCCTGGCCGGACTCGCCGATGCGCAACGCGACCACGGCATCCGCTCCGGCGTGATCGTGTGCGGCCTCCGCGACCGGTTCGAGAGCGCGTCGCTGGCGCAGGCCGAGCTGGCGGCGAGCTACCGCGGGCGTGGCGTGATCGGGTTCGACCTCGCGGGCGGCGAGCGCGGCAACCCGGCCGAGATGCACGGGGCGGCGTTCTACCTCGCACGCAAGGAACTCCTCAACATCACGGTCCACGCCGGCGAGAGCTTCGGCCCGGCCTCGATCCGCCAGGCCCTCTTCAAGTGCGGCGCCCACCGGATCGGCCACGGCGTCACGCTCGGCCAGGACCCCGAGCTGCTCCGCTACGTCGTCGACCGCCAGATCCCGCTCGAGGTCTGCCCCACGTCGAACGTCCAGACGCACGTCGTGGCGAGCTACGAGGCCCACCCGGTCGCGGAGTACGTCCGGGCCGGAGTGCCGGTGACCATCAACACCGACAACACCCTCTTCAGCCACACGACGACGACCGACGAGCTGTGGCTGGCGCACACGCGCTGTGGGGTCTCGGCCGAGAACCTCCGCGAGGTCGTGCTGAACGGGTTCCGCCATGCGTTCCTGCCGCACCGCGAGAAGCAGGCCCTCCTCGACGAGGTCGAGCCGCTCGTCGCCCTCCCCGCCGCGTCATGA
- the rplU gene encoding 50S ribosomal protein L21, with protein MYAIVEIGGKQFKVAEGDRLYVPRLQDDVGENVTFDRVLLVSGDSGVTVGAPTVGGASVTAEVLDHVKGDKVIVFKKKRRKGYRVKNGHRQPFTHIKIGGLSVN; from the coding sequence ATGTACGCAATCGTCGAGATCGGCGGCAAGCAGTTCAAGGTCGCCGAGGGCGACCGCCTCTACGTCCCCCGCCTCCAGGACGACGTCGGCGAGAACGTCACGTTCGACCGCGTCCTCCTCGTCTCCGGCGACTCCGGCGTGACGGTCGGCGCCCCGACGGTCGGCGGCGCCTCGGTCACGGCCGAGGTCCTCGACCACGTCAAGGGCGACAAGGTCATCGTCTTCAAGAAGAAGCGCCGCAAGGGCTACCGCGTCAAGAACGGGCACCGGCAGCCGTTCACGCACATCAAGATCGGCGGCCTCTCGGTCAACTAA
- a CDS encoding HAD family hydrolase has protein sequence MPLDAPRPAVVVFDLDDTLLDHKAAERAALADVHRQHHAHLGHHELAHVQATYHDCNVPLWRDFGAGTITSADLKRLRSERLLEALGCDTLEPETFSRDYLDRYAAHWRWAAGAREAYHAVADAFPVGVLTNGFSAQQRGKLEKLPEIAERAAFVVISEEVGVMKPARALFEHVRAHASARLGQPLEPADVLYVGDSYFSDVRGGTGAGWRVAWYKGDADRAPDGAFAFDNWQTLLDRLGL, from the coding sequence ATGCCCCTCGACGCCCCCCGCCCCGCCGTCGTCGTGTTCGACCTCGACGACACGCTCCTCGACCACAAGGCCGCCGAGCGCGCGGCCCTCGCCGACGTGCACCGCCAGCACCACGCGCACCTCGGGCACCACGAGCTCGCGCACGTCCAGGCGACGTACCACGACTGCAACGTCCCGCTCTGGCGCGACTTCGGCGCGGGGACGATCACGTCGGCCGACCTCAAGCGGCTCCGGTCGGAGCGGCTCCTCGAGGCGCTGGGCTGCGACACGCTGGAGCCCGAGACGTTCAGCCGCGACTACCTCGACCGCTACGCCGCCCACTGGCGCTGGGCCGCCGGCGCCCGCGAGGCCTACCACGCCGTCGCCGACGCCTTTCCCGTCGGCGTCCTCACGAACGGGTTCTCGGCCCAGCAGCGGGGGAAGCTGGAGAAACTGCCGGAGATCGCCGAGCGCGCGGCGTTCGTCGTCATCTCCGAGGAGGTCGGCGTGATGAAGCCCGCCCGCGCCCTGTTCGAGCACGTCCGCGCGCACGCCTCCGCCCGCCTCGGGCAGCCGCTGGAGCCGGCCGACGTGCTCTACGTCGGCGACTCGTATTTCTCAGACGTCCGCGGTGGGACCGGCGCCGGCTGGCGCGTCGCGTGGTACAAGGGCGACGCCGACCGCGCGCCCGACGGCGCCTTCGCCTTCGACAACTGGCAGACGCTCCTCGACCGGCTCGGCCTCTGA
- a CDS encoding TonB-dependent receptor plug domain-containing protein, translating into MLRRFLVVACAVLGATSVAQEADLALVIRAHDTGSPLAGAEVDILGVQGAVDAFGQAQLSGVPVGDVPISVTYPGYVRLDTTVVVQEGDANLTVLSLRSALGDARDLGDVVVEAETVNDAVLRRRGFFDRRDRLTGVFYTREELDDRGVRQVSDIFGSTPGVRIQRSGVQERLVSDRRGGCPMTVYVDGTEMAFIAYNIDALPFDDIAAVEVYRGPSELPIEYASTKFNDTCGAVLVWTRIVASND; encoded by the coding sequence ATGCTCCGCCGCTTCCTCGTCGTCGCCTGCGCCGTGCTCGGGGCGACCTCCGTTGCCCAAGAGGCCGACCTCGCGCTCGTCATCCGCGCCCACGACACGGGCTCCCCGCTGGCCGGCGCCGAGGTCGACATCCTGGGCGTCCAGGGCGCCGTCGATGCGTTTGGGCAGGCGCAGCTGAGCGGCGTGCCCGTGGGCGACGTCCCGATCTCGGTGACGTACCCCGGCTACGTCCGGCTCGACACGACGGTGGTGGTTCAGGAGGGCGACGCGAACCTGACGGTCCTCTCGCTCCGCTCGGCGCTCGGCGACGCCCGCGACCTCGGCGACGTCGTCGTCGAGGCGGAGACGGTCAACGACGCGGTCCTCCGGCGCCGCGGCTTCTTCGACCGGCGCGACCGGCTGACCGGCGTGTTCTACACGCGGGAGGAGCTCGACGACCGAGGCGTACGCCAGGTGTCCGACATCTTCGGGAGCACGCCGGGCGTGCGGATCCAGCGGTCCGGCGTCCAAGAGCGGCTCGTGTCGGACCGTCGCGGCGGCTGCCCGATGACGGTCTACGTCGACGGGACGGAGATGGCGTTCATCGCCTACAACATCGACGCGCTCCCGTTCGACGACATCGCGGCCGTCGAGGTCTACCGGGGGCCGTCGGAGCTGCCCATCGAGTACGCCAGCACCAAGTTCAACGATACGTGCGGCGCCGTGCTGGTGTGGACGCGGATCGTCGCGAGCAACGACTGA
- the yihA gene encoding ribosome biogenesis GTP-binding protein YihA/YsxC, which produces MKVKDARFVLSAPSWKALPPPGAPEVAFAGRSNVGKSSLLNALLGRKQLAKTSGTPGKTQALNYYAVNPNPQGHPDVFLVDLPGYGYAKVSQKQRAAWQRLMGRYVIERAEEGTLKAVVQLIDARHPPTKMDLELLAIMLESPAPHLIALTKADKLSANDKQKAVAALNRELAPYGLVLPTVLTSAEKKRGLGELWGWIDTVL; this is translated from the coding sequence ATGAAAGTCAAAGACGCCCGGTTCGTGCTGTCGGCGCCCTCGTGGAAGGCGCTGCCGCCGCCGGGCGCGCCCGAGGTGGCGTTCGCCGGGCGCTCGAACGTCGGGAAGAGCTCGCTCCTCAATGCCCTCCTCGGGAGGAAGCAACTCGCCAAGACGAGCGGGACGCCGGGCAAGACGCAGGCGCTCAACTACTACGCCGTCAACCCCAACCCGCAGGGCCACCCGGACGTGTTCCTCGTGGACCTCCCGGGCTACGGGTATGCCAAGGTCTCGCAGAAGCAGCGGGCGGCGTGGCAGCGGCTCATGGGGCGCTACGTGATCGAACGGGCGGAGGAGGGCACGCTCAAAGCGGTCGTCCAGCTCATCGACGCGCGGCACCCGCCGACGAAGATGGACCTCGAGCTGCTGGCGATCATGCTGGAGAGCCCGGCCCCGCACCTCATCGCGCTGACGAAGGCCGACAAGCTGTCGGCCAACGACAAGCAGAAGGCGGTGGCGGCGCTCAACCGGGAGCTCGCGCCCTACGGCCTCGTCCTCCCGACGGTCCTCACCTCGGCCGAGAAGAAGCGGGGCCTCGGCGAGCTCTGGGGCTGGATCGACACGGTGCTGTAA
- a CDS encoding glycoside hydrolase family 3 protein yields MPLSLEDKAAGLLIVRLGNNLPPAVTASEQEAEVAALLDRLPIGGLILFNGRWPDTRDTLARLQAKSERGLIVTTDMERGFGQQVIGGTVYPHAEAFGEVGDAATVRQFAEQASREALACGVHVTYSPVADVDRNPDNPIIGARAFSSDPQRAAELTAAFVEGVHAAGQFATAKHFPGHGGTTGDSHDGLPTLDDDRETLEATDFVPFRAAIEAGVDAVMTAHIVYPALDPENPATRSKAILRGLLRDEMGFEGVVVTDSLQMAGAKVDGTTEGELAADLLEAGVDLFVDAVDPEALVKGLAEAVRAGRVSEARLDESLARVEALRQRLRDRFGPDVFATPPYPAETVAAPAHRDLADRVARDAVEVARGPLPDLGDGTGTLVVLVKPAPRPNEPETMPMGEAVAEHLPGAVYRELEPTHEDQDEPFDEIRLLANDAERLVIATVARPAAWSTFGLEARERRFAQRMMEKHPTTLVVLGDARGLRGYDGCDSALVVYSDVAASQVAAVERLAGKGAASA; encoded by the coding sequence GTGCCCCTCTCCCTCGAAGACAAGGCCGCCGGCCTCCTCATCGTCCGTCTCGGCAACAACCTCCCGCCAGCGGTCACCGCCAGCGAACAGGAGGCCGAGGTCGCCGCGCTCCTCGACCGGCTCCCCATCGGCGGGCTCATCTTGTTCAACGGCCGCTGGCCTGACACGCGCGACACGCTCGCACGCCTCCAGGCGAAGTCCGAGCGCGGGCTGATCGTCACGACCGACATGGAGCGGGGGTTCGGGCAGCAGGTCATCGGTGGGACGGTCTATCCGCACGCGGAGGCGTTCGGCGAGGTCGGCGACGCCGCGACGGTCCGGCAGTTCGCCGAGCAGGCGAGTCGCGAGGCCCTGGCGTGCGGCGTCCACGTGACGTACTCGCCGGTGGCCGACGTCGATCGGAACCCGGACAACCCGATCATCGGCGCTCGGGCGTTCTCGTCCGACCCGCAGCGCGCGGCCGAGTTGACAGCGGCGTTCGTGGAGGGCGTCCACGCGGCGGGCCAGTTCGCGACGGCCAAGCACTTCCCCGGCCACGGCGGCACGACCGGCGACTCGCACGACGGCCTCCCGACCCTCGACGACGACCGCGAAACGCTCGAGGCGACGGACTTCGTCCCGTTCCGCGCGGCCATCGAGGCGGGCGTGGACGCCGTCATGACGGCCCACATCGTCTACCCGGCCCTCGACCCCGAGAACCCGGCCACCCGCTCGAAGGCGATCCTCCGCGGCCTGCTGCGGGACGAGATGGGCTTCGAGGGCGTCGTCGTGACCGACAGCCTCCAGATGGCCGGGGCGAAGGTCGACGGCACGACCGAGGGCGAGTTGGCCGCGGACCTCCTGGAAGCCGGCGTCGACCTGTTCGTGGACGCCGTCGACCCGGAGGCCCTCGTGAAAGGGCTGGCCGAGGCTGTCCGCGCCGGACGGGTCTCGGAGGCCCGCCTCGACGAGTCGCTCGCCCGGGTCGAGGCGCTCCGCCAGCGGCTCCGCGACCGGTTCGGGCCGGACGTGTTCGCGACGCCGCCGTACCCGGCCGAGACCGTCGCGGCGCCGGCGCACCGAGACCTGGCCGACCGCGTGGCCCGCGACGCCGTCGAGGTCGCCCGCGGCCCGCTCCCCGACCTGGGCGACGGGACGGGGACGCTCGTCGTGCTCGTCAAGCCGGCGCCGCGCCCCAACGAGCCCGAGACGATGCCGATGGGGGAGGCCGTCGCTGAGCACCTGCCCGGCGCCGTCTACCGCGAGCTCGAGCCGACGCACGAGGACCAGGACGAGCCGTTCGACGAGATCCGCCTGCTGGCCAACGACGCCGAGCGGCTCGTGATCGCGACCGTCGCCCGGCCGGCGGCCTGGAGCACGTTCGGGCTCGAAGCCCGCGAGCGCCGGTTCGCCCAGCGGATGATGGAGAAGCACCCGACCACGCTCGTCGTCCTCGGCGACGCCCGCGGCCTCCGCGGCTACGACGGCTGCGACTCCGCCCTCGTCGTCTACTCCGACGTCGCCGCCTCGCAAGTCGCCGCGGTCGAGCGGCTGGCGGGGAAGGGGGCGGCGTCTGCGTGA
- a CDS encoding Sec-independent protein translocase subunit TatA/TatB, whose translation MGSLGPFEILAILLVVLLLFGAKRIPEIARGLGKGIREFKDATNDIKQELNVDPPRQQPPRQIHQSPQTSAPVQAQPSQPVASEAAAPPQPAPESPADPQSQA comes from the coding sequence ATGGGCAGCCTCGGACCGTTCGAGATCCTCGCGATCCTCCTCGTCGTGCTCCTCCTGTTTGGGGCCAAGCGCATCCCCGAGATCGCGCGCGGCCTCGGCAAGGGCATCCGCGAGTTCAAGGACGCCACCAACGACATCAAGCAGGAGCTGAACGTGGACCCGCCGCGTCAGCAGCCGCCGCGGCAGATCCACCAGTCGCCGCAGACGTCCGCCCCGGTGCAGGCGCAGCCGTCGCAGCCCGTCGCTTCGGAGGCGGCCGCGCCGCCGCAGCCCGCCCCGGAGTCGCCGGCCGACCCCCAGTCGCAGGCGTAG
- a CDS encoding RagB/SusD family nutrient uptake outer membrane protein translates to MRNSIFTGLVALAAVGGLSACDSFVEDTDPPIDRVVSDSLDTVSQVPFLITGVEEGFNDAYDATAVVADLLSDAAIFDTDVRNATFPTFDDIDDGEIENDNNSIDGPYNAVNEYRFLADDLLRRTNETIDFGDDEEGQRLRDQALYAANFHGGIARYFLGTYFGTGPTTGGAPISDDPDNPSPASSTAELYAAADAKLAAALAVAPDDYERRVINTLRARIALFSGDRSAAASFAANGLTDGDEPYTGDYASTSANDWWASGGRGRTQVAVAPRFAAYDEVDDRTLVEPAPKVDNPESSDPFYRQALYLTDSASIPFVSWQENALILAEAALNGAGGGDATALINAVRASRGIDALDGSADQDDLLEARDRELFTQGQRLVDQRRFNLPFTNLDGALPGPWRFFPITQTEVNANPNL, encoded by the coding sequence ATGCGAAACTCCATTTTCACCGGGCTCGTCGCCCTCGCGGCGGTCGGGGGCCTCTCGGCCTGCGACTCCTTCGTCGAGGACACCGACCCGCCCATCGACCGAGTCGTGAGCGACTCGCTCGACACGGTCTCCCAGGTCCCGTTCCTCATCACGGGCGTGGAAGAAGGCTTCAACGACGCCTACGACGCGACCGCCGTCGTCGCCGACCTCCTCTCGGACGCGGCGATCTTCGACACCGACGTCAGGAACGCCACGTTCCCGACGTTCGACGACATCGATGACGGCGAGATCGAGAACGACAACAACTCGATCGACGGTCCCTACAACGCCGTCAACGAGTACCGCTTCCTCGCCGACGACCTCCTCCGGCGCACGAACGAAACCATCGACTTCGGGGACGACGAGGAAGGGCAGCGGCTCCGCGATCAGGCCCTCTACGCGGCCAACTTCCACGGCGGCATCGCCCGGTACTTCCTCGGGACGTACTTCGGCACGGGCCCGACCACGGGCGGTGCCCCGATCTCGGATGACCCCGACAACCCGTCTCCGGCCTCCTCGACCGCCGAGCTCTACGCCGCGGCCGACGCGAAGCTGGCGGCCGCCCTCGCCGTCGCCCCGGATGACTACGAGCGGCGCGTGATCAACACGCTGCGGGCCCGGATCGCCCTGTTCAGCGGCGACCGCTCTGCCGCCGCCTCGTTCGCGGCCAACGGCCTCACGGACGGGGACGAGCCCTACACCGGCGACTACGCGTCCACCTCGGCGAACGACTGGTGGGCCTCGGGTGGCCGGGGCCGCACGCAGGTCGCCGTCGCCCCCCGGTTCGCCGCCTACGACGAGGTCGATGACCGCACGCTCGTGGAGCCGGCCCCGAAGGTCGACAATCCGGAATCGAGCGACCCGTTCTACCGTCAGGCGCTCTACCTGACCGACAGCGCGTCGATCCCCTTCGTGTCGTGGCAGGAGAACGCGCTGATCCTCGCGGAGGCCGCCCTCAACGGGGCCGGCGGGGGCGACGCGACGGCCCTCATCAACGCCGTCCGCGCCTCGCGCGGGATCGACGCCCTCGACGGGAGCGCCGACCAGGACGACCTCCTCGAGGCCCGCGACCGCGAGCTGTTCACGCAGGGCCAGCGCCTCGTGGACCAGCGCCGGTTCAACCTCCCGTTCACGAACCTCGACGGGGCGCTGCCCGGCCCGTGGCGGTTCTTCCCGATCACGCAGACGGAGGTGAACGCGAACCCGAACCTCTAG
- the aroA gene encoding 3-phosphoshikimate 1-carboxyvinyltransferase, translating into MTVTVHPAAALAGTPALPADKSVSHRAALFAALADGESEIVGFSDAADPHSTLACLRGLGVEIEEREDVLGPDGVPSLFVQGRGLDGLRAPASALDCGNSGTTMRLLAGLLAGRPFESTLVGDASLTPRPMGRIARPLGQMGARIDMTDGHAPLVVRGGSLSGITYRLPVASAQVKSAVLLAGLSASGTTTVVEPVATRDHTERMLELDVMEVGGERHVSVPGGHAVRARQWVVPRDVSAAAFFLVAGSIAEMATIQLNGVGLNPTRSGVLDVLRAMGADIRISNERDRGGEPLGDLRVEAPGGLVGVEIGGAIVPNLIDEIPVLAVAAACAEGRTVIRDAEELRVKETDRIEATADVLRAMGADVEERPDGLVIEGGRPLKGAEVDARHDHRIAMAAAVAALVADGPTTIHGAEAAAISFPAFWDALGSVAAGSVEEPA; encoded by the coding sequence ATGACCGTCACCGTCCACCCCGCCGCCGCGCTCGCCGGCACGCCCGCGCTCCCGGCCGACAAGTCGGTCTCCCACCGGGCCGCCCTCTTCGCCGCCCTCGCCGACGGCGAGAGCGAGATCGTCGGGTTCTCCGACGCGGCCGACCCGCACTCGACGCTGGCGTGCCTCCGCGGCCTCGGCGTCGAGATCGAGGAGCGCGAGGACGTCCTCGGCCCGGACGGCGTGCCGAGCCTGTTCGTTCAGGGCCGCGGTCTCGACGGGCTCCGGGCGCCCGCCTCGGCGCTCGACTGCGGCAACTCGGGCACGACCATGCGCCTGCTCGCGGGGCTGCTCGCCGGCCGGCCGTTCGAGTCGACGCTCGTCGGTGACGCGTCACTGACGCCGCGCCCGATGGGCCGGATCGCACGTCCGCTCGGCCAGATGGGCGCACGGATCGACATGACCGACGGGCACGCCCCGCTCGTCGTCCGCGGCGGCTCGCTGTCGGGGATCACGTACCGGCTCCCGGTCGCCTCCGCCCAGGTCAAGAGCGCCGTCCTCCTGGCGGGGCTCTCCGCCAGCGGCACGACGACCGTCGTCGAGCCCGTCGCCACGCGCGACCACACCGAGCGCATGCTCGAGCTCGACGTGATGGAGGTCGGCGGCGAGCGGCACGTGTCGGTGCCCGGCGGGCATGCCGTCCGCGCCCGCCAATGGGTCGTGCCGCGCGACGTGTCCGCCGCGGCGTTCTTCCTCGTGGCCGGCAGCATCGCCGAGATGGCGACGATCCAGCTCAACGGCGTCGGCCTCAACCCGACGCGCTCGGGCGTGCTCGACGTGCTCCGCGCGATGGGCGCCGACATCCGGATCTCGAACGAGCGCGACCGCGGTGGCGAGCCGCTCGGCGACCTCCGCGTCGAGGCGCCCGGCGGCCTCGTCGGCGTCGAGATCGGCGGGGCCATCGTCCCGAACCTCATCGACGAGATCCCGGTCCTGGCCGTCGCCGCGGCGTGCGCCGAGGGGCGGACCGTCATCCGCGACGCCGAGGAGCTCCGGGTGAAAGAGACCGACCGGATCGAGGCCACGGCCGACGTCCTCCGCGCCATGGGCGCCGACGTCGAGGAGCGCCCGGACGGCCTCGTCATCGAGGGGGGGCGCCCGCTGAAGGGCGCCGAGGTCGACGCTCGGCACGACCACCGGATCGCCATGGCCGCCGCCGTCGCCGCCCTCGTCGCCGACGGGCCGACGACGATCCACGGCGCCGAGGCCGCCGCCATTTCGTTCCCCGCCTTCTGGGACGCGCTGGGGAGCGTCGCCGCTGGCTCCGTCGAGGAGCCGGCCTAG
- a CDS encoding rhomboid family intramembrane serine protease: MLQELLALPPVTQFFLTLNVVIGAYTLLANPALIDRWAFKPYRVVREKEWSRWLTAGFVHVGFMHLLFNMITLFYFGPPIERTVGTWRFLVIYIGSELLANALTYWKYKDRPEYSAVGASGAISGVLFSFCLFEPFAMLYIFFAIPMPAIVFAVLYVALSIYASKREVGRVAHEAHLGGALGGLVLTILLYPSAVTTFLAKIGLG; encoded by the coding sequence ATGCTTCAAGAGCTCCTCGCGCTGCCGCCCGTCACCCAGTTCTTCCTCACGCTGAACGTCGTGATCGGGGCATACACGCTGCTCGCCAACCCCGCGCTCATCGACCGGTGGGCGTTCAAGCCGTACCGGGTGGTCCGGGAGAAGGAGTGGAGCCGGTGGCTGACGGCCGGGTTCGTGCACGTCGGGTTCATGCACCTCCTGTTCAACATGATCACGCTGTTCTACTTCGGCCCGCCGATCGAGCGGACGGTCGGGACGTGGCGGTTCCTCGTGATCTACATCGGCTCGGAGCTCCTGGCCAACGCCCTTACGTACTGGAAGTACAAGGACCGGCCGGAGTACTCGGCCGTGGGGGCCTCGGGCGCGATCTCAGGCGTGCTGTTCTCGTTCTGCCTGTTCGAGCCGTTCGCGATGCTGTACATCTTCTTCGCCATCCCGATGCCGGCCATCGTGTTCGCTGTGCTCTACGTCGCCCTGTCGATCTACGCGTCGAAGCGGGAGGTCGGCCGCGTGGCCCACGAAGCCCACCTCGGCGGCGCCCTCGGCGGCCTCGTCCTGACGATCCTGCTCTATCCGTCCGCCGTCACGACGTTCCTCGCGAAGATCGGGCTGGGCTGA
- the nadD gene encoding nicotinate-nucleotide adenylyltransferase: MPTGLFGGSFNPPHVGHLAVAEACAEAAGLDRVLWMPAATPPHKQGDPALAPAEARLRMVEAAIAGNDRFVVSDLEIARGDVSYTVDTLRRLHDDGLGGLALILGGDSLAGFPGWREPEAIVGLARLVVYRRPGDRVDLGALPEWIGGRCTVVDGPALDVSSTELRGRIAAGRTVRYLVPDEVRGVIEAEGWYRPGGGSAGIGGAG; encoded by the coding sequence ATGCCAACTGGCCTCTTCGGCGGCTCCTTCAACCCCCCGCACGTCGGGCACCTCGCCGTCGCCGAGGCGTGCGCCGAGGCGGCCGGCCTCGACCGCGTCCTGTGGATGCCCGCCGCGACGCCGCCCCACAAACAGGGCGACCCGGCGCTCGCGCCGGCCGAGGCCCGCCTCCGCATGGTCGAGGCCGCCATCGCCGGCAACGATCGGTTCGTGGTCTCCGACCTGGAGATCGCCCGCGGCGACGTCAGCTACACCGTCGACACCCTCCGCCGACTCCACGACGACGGTCTGGGAGGACTGGCGCTGATCCTCGGGGGCGACAGCCTCGCGGGCTTCCCGGGCTGGCGGGAGCCCGAGGCCATCGTCGGCCTCGCTCGCCTCGTGGTGTACCGGCGGCCGGGCGACCGGGTCGACCTCGGCGCGCTTCCGGAGTGGATCGGGGGCCGCTGCACCGTGGTCGACGGGCCGGCGCTCGACGTCTCCAGCACCGAGCTCCGCGGGCGGATCGCGGCGGGGCGGACCGTGCGCTACCTCGTGCCGGACGAGGTCCGCGGCGTCATCGAGGCCGAGGGGTGGTACCGGCCCGGTGGAGGATCGGCGGGGATCGGCGGGGCGGGGTGA
- the sucD gene encoding succinate--CoA ligase subunit alpha has translation MSILIDKDTRLVVQGITGKEGSFHAEQMIEYGTTLVAGVTPGKGGQTHLDRPVYNTVSEAVEKEGANVSVIFVPPPFAADAILEAADAGVDTVICITEGIPVQDMIPVKPYVDKKGVTLVGPNCPGLLTPGDSVKVGIMPTMIFSPGAVGVVSRSGTLTYEAVDQLTRAGLGQSTAIGIGGDPIIGTTHLDAIRMFNEDPETEAIVMIGEIGGSAEEEAAAYVKANVKKPVFGFIAGRTAPPGRRMGHAGAIVSGGKGTAEAKLEAMREAGITTVESPAAIGETVKDHFAAVA, from the coding sequence ATGAGCATCCTCATCGACAAAGACACCCGCCTCGTCGTCCAGGGCATCACCGGCAAGGAGGGCTCCTTCCACGCCGAGCAGATGATCGAGTACGGCACGACCCTCGTCGCGGGCGTGACGCCCGGCAAGGGCGGCCAGACGCACCTGGACCGGCCCGTCTACAACACGGTCTCGGAGGCCGTCGAGAAGGAGGGGGCCAACGTGTCTGTCATCTTCGTCCCACCGCCGTTCGCCGCCGACGCGATCCTCGAGGCGGCCGACGCCGGCGTCGACACCGTCATCTGCATCACGGAGGGCATCCCGGTGCAGGACATGATCCCGGTCAAGCCCTACGTCGACAAGAAGGGCGTGACACTCGTCGGCCCGAACTGCCCCGGCCTCCTGACGCCGGGCGACTCGGTCAAGGTCGGCATCATGCCGACGATGATCTTCTCGCCGGGCGCCGTCGGCGTCGTGTCCCGCTCGGGGACGCTCACGTACGAGGCCGTCGACCAGCTCACGCGCGCCGGCCTCGGCCAGTCGACGGCCATCGGCATCGGCGGCGACCCGATCATCGGGACGACGCACCTCGACGCGATCCGGATGTTCAACGAGGACCCGGAGACGGAGGCGATCGTGATGATCGGCGAGATCGGCGGGTCCGCCGAGGAGGAGGCCGCGGCCTACGTCAAGGCGAACGTCAAGAAGCCGGTCTTCGGCTTCATCGCGGGCCGCACGGCGCCTCCGGGCCGCCGGATGGGCCACGCCGGCGCCATCGTCTCGGGCGGGAAGGGCACGGCCGAGGCCAAGCTCGAGGCCATGCGCGAGGCCGGCATCACGACGGTCGAGAGCCCGGCCGCCATCGGCGAGACGGTCAAGGACCACTTCGCGGCCGTCGCGTAA